Proteins encoded by one window of Desulfovibrio sp.:
- a CDS encoding MATE family efflux transporter, whose translation MLHKYFSFSEARRFYSIGLPIFIAQLSQTGMTFADTAIAGQYSAEHMAAVAVGSSVWVPVMLLGIGCLLALPPLSAQMVGSGRPEKAAHLLRQGLWLTLGLSVVLMSFFYVASWRMESFGLTPEMARISGGFLRAIMWGLPGFMLFVNLRSFLEGFARTRPAMIIGLVGLTINVPCNVIFVYGKFGMPELGGVGCGVATAISFWVMALCMLFYVWRDSCNTHLRPLFSPLWRKSASTGDGSDGVGNMPRFDGALVWRILRIGTPGALALFFEVSLFALSAILLAPLGTVMVAGHQIALNFGSLTFMVPLSLCMTVTIRVGRCLGAQQIERARLVARTGLILSVVFALMIAIFTVLFRHGIVRIYTDNPEVTALAVHLLLFQAAYQVVDGLQVTGIGVLRGYNDTRIISAICFIAYWVIGLPLGFVLARTNVLTPLMGAQGFWIAYIVALGFGALCYLLRVRFLHGLAPEAVLLRVRR comes from the coding sequence ATGCTTCATAAATATTTTTCTTTTTCCGAAGCCCGGCGGTTTTACTCCATTGGTCTGCCGATTTTTATTGCCCAGCTTTCACAGACGGGCATGACCTTTGCCGATACCGCCATTGCGGGTCAGTACAGCGCGGAACACATGGCGGCTGTGGCCGTTGGCAGCAGCGTATGGGTACCCGTTATGCTGCTCGGCATTGGCTGCCTGCTGGCTCTTCCCCCCTTGAGCGCCCAGATGGTGGGTTCTGGCAGGCCGGAAAAAGCGGCGCACCTTCTGCGTCAGGGCTTGTGGCTGACCCTGGGCCTGAGCGTTGTGCTCATGAGCTTTTTTTATGTGGCTTCGTGGCGGATGGAATCTTTCGGGCTGACCCCGGAAATGGCGAGGATTTCAGGCGGTTTTTTGCGCGCCATCATGTGGGGACTGCCCGGTTTCATGCTTTTTGTAAATCTGCGCAGCTTTCTTGAAGGATTTGCGCGCACACGGCCTGCCATGATCATTGGGCTTGTGGGACTGACCATCAACGTACCCTGCAACGTCATATTTGTGTACGGCAAATTCGGTATGCCGGAACTGGGGGGCGTTGGCTGCGGCGTGGCTACGGCCATCAGCTTCTGGGTCATGGCCTTGTGTATGCTTTTTTATGTCTGGCGGGATTCGTGCAATACCCATTTGCGGCCGCTTTTTTCCCCTCTCTGGCGCAAGAGCGCTTCAACCGGGGACGGGAGCGACGGGGTGGGCAACATGCCGCGCTTTGACGGCGCGCTGGTCTGGAGGATTCTGCGCATTGGCACGCCCGGCGCGCTGGCCCTGTTTTTTGAGGTCTCGCTTTTCGCACTCAGCGCCATACTGCTGGCTCCGCTGGGCACAGTGATGGTGGCCGGGCATCAGATTGCGCTCAATTTTGGTTCTCTGACCTTTATGGTGCCCCTGTCCCTTTGCATGACCGTCACCATTCGCGTCGGACGCTGCCTGGGAGCGCAGCAGATCGAGCGGGCCAGACTGGTGGCGCGTACCGGCCTTATTCTCAGTGTGGTTTTTGCCCTTATGATCGCCATCTTCACCGTGCTGTTCCGTCATGGCATCGTGCGCATATACACGGACAATCCGGAGGTTACGGCGCTTGCCGTGCATTTGCTGCTCTTTCAGGCGGCGTATCAGGTGGTGGACGGGCTTCAGGTCACGGGCATAGGCGTTTTGCGCGGCTATAACGACACGCGGATTATTTCCGCCATCTGCTTTATAGCGTACTGGGTCATTGGACTGCCATTGGGCTTTGTGCTGGCCCGCACCAATGTGCTGACGCCGCTTATGGGCGCACAGGGCTTCTGGATAGCCTACATTGTGGCCCTTGGCTTTGGAGCGCTGTGTTATCTTTTGCGGGTACGTTTTCTGCACGGCCTTGCGCCCGAAGCCGTACTCCTGCGGGTGCGCAGGTAG
- a CDS encoding histidine kinase: MTWPAALNILLLSESDSLASLDRRALRDVGASRVESMTSGIDAARMLAALDQAQALFMPDVVVCSQKLADMDGEQFCAILRLHPLLLDLPILLILPNDSEVEQLKTLGCGASALLARPYSINVLKAHLDSLTASRPSLQQLQDAQRYTDTKSFDQALATYGILLKPVRQPEDYFRVGMQCLQQRQWNNAINAFQRALRGAVIQGHAELGMAVAWKGKGDMAQYRHYLGLAATTFVRARHWHQARTVYVGLLREDPDAKSPFLSEAFQMMRQGQYDEAAEVLSQGHDVTPRRQLTERIAQTCLSTDEPQHMLAELEASLGRTLGMAAGPLTEGIRSTLANLARQQEERKRQEAVENQWLAARQAARQRENTEQAEDSPNAAASRQSSATGQSASQTDGKPPRSADSSQGAATSARSQTDNPGASKRQTSDNDAEILPVLLWGQDSTDFPQTSFVQEHAAQESASGAPRTDGNAPLLEPLAADDDAHKLTDLLSVMKYTWKMARRRKE; the protein is encoded by the coding sequence ATGACCTGGCCAGCCGCTCTGAACATTCTTCTTCTTAGCGAAAGCGATTCGCTGGCTAGTCTTGACCGGCGCGCTCTGCGTGACGTCGGAGCCAGCCGGGTGGAAAGCATGACGTCCGGCATCGACGCTGCCCGCATGCTGGCGGCCCTTGACCAGGCTCAGGCCCTCTTTATGCCCGACGTGGTCGTCTGTTCGCAAAAACTGGCTGATATGGACGGCGAGCAGTTCTGCGCCATACTGCGCCTGCATCCCCTGCTTCTCGATTTGCCGATTCTGCTCATCCTGCCCAACGACAGCGAGGTCGAGCAACTCAAAACGCTGGGCTGCGGCGCCAGCGCCTTGCTGGCGCGCCCCTATTCCATCAACGTTCTCAAGGCGCATCTGGACTCCCTGACGGCCTCACGCCCAAGCTTGCAACAGCTTCAGGACGCCCAACGCTATACCGACACCAAATCTTTTGATCAGGCGCTTGCCACCTACGGCATCCTGCTCAAGCCCGTGCGTCAGCCCGAGGACTATTTTCGTGTGGGTATGCAATGTCTGCAGCAGCGCCAGTGGAATAACGCCATAAACGCCTTTCAGCGCGCCCTGAGGGGGGCGGTCATTCAGGGGCATGCGGAACTTGGGATGGCCGTTGCCTGGAAGGGCAAGGGCGACATGGCGCAGTATCGCCATTATCTCGGATTGGCGGCCACAACCTTTGTGCGTGCCCGTCACTGGCACCAGGCGCGCACCGTATACGTCGGGCTGCTCCGGGAAGACCCGGACGCCAAAAGTCCTTTTCTGTCCGAAGCTTTTCAGATGATGCGCCAGGGGCAGTACGACGAGGCCGCCGAGGTGCTCTCGCAAGGGCATGATGTGACCCCACGGCGTCAATTGACCGAGCGCATAGCCCAGACCTGCCTCAGCACCGATGAGCCGCAACATATGCTGGCCGAGCTCGAAGCCAGTCTTGGCCGTACCTTAGGCATGGCGGCCGGGCCGTTGACCGAGGGCATACGTTCGACGCTGGCCAATCTCGCGCGGCAGCAGGAAGAAAGAAAACGTCAGGAAGCGGTTGAAAATCAATGGCTGGCAGCCCGTCAGGCCGCCCGCCAACGCGAAAATACGGAACAGGCCGAAGATTCGCCCAATGCCGCCGCTTCACGTCAATCGTCCGCAACAGGTCAAAGCGCCAGCCAGACAGACGGCAAGCCGCCCCGGAGCGCAGACAGCAGCCAGGGGGCCGCAACGTCAGCGCGCTCCCAAACGGACAACCCCGGCGCGTCCAAAAGGCAAACCAGCGACAACGATGCAGAAATCCTGCCTGTCCTGTTATGGGGACAGGATTCGACAGACTTTCCGCAAACGTCGTTCGTCCAGGAGCATGCCGCCCAGGAATCTGCCTCCGGCGCACCGCGGACGGATGGCAATGCGCCCCTCCTTGAACCCCTGGCCGCAGATGACGACGCACACAAGCTTACCGATCTGCTGTCCGTGATGAAGTATACCTGGAAAATGGCCCGCCGCCGCAAAGAATAA